The window AGATACAGTCAAATGCgtacaaaaacacattccttAGCCCCCCATTATAGACCCATTACGAGGTAGCTGCTCATTTCTGTAATTTGGAAAGTGAGACTAGAGAGCGGCAACGTATCATTGCCATGACAGGTACCCTTTAAAACCAGCTGGATGACTCACAGAGAGGCATATATTTACAAGGGGAAAGGAGGTTTCTGACTTTTCATGGGTCAAAACATCTTCCCTGTCCTCcaaacaacacataaaaacGGCAGGAAACatccactgtctgtctgaggaAAGAATAAATGATAAGAAGAGTGTTatggggagaaaagagaggaagtcAGCTGAGGAGTGATGATGGAGATACCGCAGAACAAGAAGCAAAGCATGGAAGATGGGGAATAACGAGAGTCAAAGGGTGGGCGGGTGGGGGCCAGGTAATCCAGGTGTGTCAGCCGTCTACCCGCCTGCATTTTTGTGGTCGCTGTAGTTACTAGatagaggaggaagggggaagGGGGCCTTGtctggagcagatgaaggagTGGAGACAAGGTGTGTCTCCAGGAGCAACAGACCGGGAGGGAGGCTTGTTCACACGTACTCTTACTCTCAGATGTTTGCAAACACACGTGCAGGTGAGGCTTTGAATCGAGCCTGATAACAATTAAAACCTGATTCATTGTTTGTAATCGCTTTTTTCTGCTGAAATGGCATCTGTCGAGCATGTAGCAACAGTCACACCAGACACATTAAGACCTGGACAAATGTATTTGTCCAGACCTCATTCAATTAACATGTGAGTGCAAGTTTGTGTAACATTAAAAGGAACAACCTCAAAACCCAAGCTGGTTATCAAGTTTGTGCAAGGAAAAAGAGGCTCTACTTGTGTCCACGCTGTGACTAATAGGCTGAATTAGTCAGTTCAGTAAatgtttcaagcaaaaatgtcaaataattgtTCCAGCAAATGCAAgggtttgctgcttttctttgtcatttatgatacttaatgaagagtctttgggttttggactgctggttggactAAAGAAGCAGTCTAAATACATCACTTTGGGCTAAACTAAACATTTAATCGATTAAACCTGAAAATAATCACCAGATTAATCGGTTATAAAAATAACGTTTGTTGATGCTTCATACTAAGAACTTACCCGGTGATCCTGACGGAGTGTGTGCCATGTTTGCGGTATTGTGGAGGCTTGGTGAAGCTGACGTCAGTGTGTTTGTAGATCCCATTCTTATAGACAAAGAAGTCCTCGTGGACCTCCATAATAGCTGCAAGAACAAACAAGCACGGATAATTAGTAGGCGGATAtaacacgtacacacacacgaTATGATTATCTTTTATAAAGGCTGCTGAATCTATCATGGTGAGGGAGAGATAAAAATCTTATTCAAACATCGATTAATCAAAATTTCACCAAACAAAATTACAATTTCTCCCCTGAgtcacacacacccagacatCAGACAGGGCAgctatgtgtgtatgtgtgtgtgcgtgcgtacgtacgtgcatgcgtgcatgtgcgtgtgtgtgtgtgtgtgtgtgtgccagtgtgagCTCAGCTGTGAACTCGGCGTGACTTTCCTATTCCAGCTCAATGGGAATTACTCTCCGGATGTACAGCTGAGAAATTCCCTCTTTTGGAGGCGTACCTGCACTGAAGCCATCATTCTCTAGCTCTGAACATTATGTGCACCCCcccaactcaaacacacacacacacacacacacacacacctctatgCCTTTGTGTCAGAGGGGAACTCAAAAAGGAAACTTGACATCAAGCCAATAGGTTTTCCTGGACTgctaaacaataaaacaagagGCTGGCACAGGCTCCTAgagaacatacacacacacacacacacacacaccaacacgcacacaaacacacacacacacacacacacacacacacacacacacacacacacctacacgtGACTCCTCTATTCAAGTGTACTTGACAATGGTCCAGATGGGCACCAGACAGTGCGGCGGGCTTGTAAAGGAAGGTCATTCCAACCACACTGACATAACGGCCCATCATTTCTGACCAGGTGACTGAGGTCACAGTTGAACCCCGGGGCAAAACCATCAGGATGACAAGGTCAAACATGACATCATCCGAGGTCGGATACCCTACAAGAGGCTTCGAGGTGCATGTGTTCGGATTTACGTGTCCCTTGGGAGATTTTTAGGAGTTAACAATCACTTTGGAGCAAATGTTGACACTTATTTATAAAATAAGTTTGCCTTACCTTGCACAGGGCCGTTATCCATAATCTCCTTCATGATCTCCTTATCCTGAGAGAGACGATAGACAGAACAGAAGTGAAAGAGATGAACAGATCATTACATGTCAGTGAAATGGAGAGGATGAAAACAAACCCCTCTGGTTGTTAAAAGTCAGATAACAAGATTGAGTCCAGCGGGGCCTCCTGGCCTTAATGCTTGGCTTATTGACTTCACAGGCCATCGGGAGACAGAAACAACAGGCTGTAATGATTCTGAGAAGCATTAGCCGTCATTTAGCATTGATGGATGCTGGCTGATAAAGACCGCACATTGGCTGCAGCGCAGTAGTTCACTCTGAATTGGCATCAGAGACGGCTTCTGGAAGCAGTTTCAGTAGATGCTACATGATACTGCGTGCTAATAAAAAAGGGCAGAGGTGATTTTTTACATGAAGTGGACTTTAGACTATCCAGTTTTTTAAACTGTGATATAAACTTTACACTTTTCACACAAGTATTTGCAATTGTGCCTTTAATATCGACCACGTAGAGTTTATAGTTAAACTATTGATTGATTTACTTACTAGAAAAATACCATATAAATGATTTATACTAATGTCTATCACAATACtgcacagttgtttttttacaatctCATATCGACTGATTCTGATTTACTCAGCTCTCTAAGCATGAATAGATGGCATGTAGAAAGAGTCGAGTAACTTGATATGAGCAGGTAAACACAGAAATCTAATTCCAGATATTATTCTGGATAATACTATCCAAAGTGCAGTCTGTTAATGGCCTGcatatctaatttattttgatCCAAACTAATCTAACTACAAACAATCGTATTATAATTCTGTGTTATATTAACCGGAATCCAACTGCCTGGACCATGAAAGTCAGCAGATAAAAGTACGACTTCCCACCCTTCATTGAGTCAGTGAAGAGTGCTGTTGAGCACCTAATCCTGTACATTCCCATGTTCATTCCCAGCGCAGTCGAGTATGCATGAGGAAAGTGTGCAAAAACACATACTGTCATGAACACGTGAGAGAGATTATAGTCTGCTGCAGCACGAGGAAGTCCTAAAAAAGGTACAGAGAGCTTATAAAAGATGTTTACTGGAGATTTAATAACATGTCGTacacaatatctttatttttactcaagtatgacctTTGGGTACCGTTTACAACACTGGCTTGTCAGGTGTTGAACTGATGGAGGATgggtgtgtatgcatgtatcTGCTTACATTGGATGAGAGCCTGTAGGGCGGTGTGGACTGGTAGATGTCATTCTGGTAAttgtgtgtgttggggcagcGCTGCGTGGCCTGCCTCTTCCCCCGGCCAATCGAGCGACTCTGCATCATACAGCGGCCCACCTCGGCTGGTGTTTCCTGCGGGGGGCGGTATGGATAACACTCCTCTGTCACCACTCtgtgaaacgagaggagaggtATAAAGGTGTCATCAAATAGCCACCAAGacactgttttgtgtttctagTTCATGTATGTTTGAGTCTTTACCCTCTGCGGCGGAGGTACCACCAGGCTCCGTCGATGCGTCCCCCGGCGCAGCCTCCCTGGTTGCGCGTGTCACAGGAAATAAGATTTTGGGGGGACAGCTGAGGAGTCATGTGACCCATTGACTGGATGGAGATTCTGTCTGATGCCACAGCTGGTGAAGAGGATAGGCAAGATtaagaaaatgtcatgtcaaaAACCTTCTCAAAAAAGATGCTACTTGAttacttttcaaatcaatcaaagGATTTGCTGAATAATAAATATCTGCACAGTAAGGCAACATATTTCAACCACAGAACCTAAAGGAAGACTTCTTAAAGCCAACACAAGTACTGGAAACAACCCTGCAGTGTTGACCTGCCAGTACCTTGTCAAATATGTCAAAAGTTGTTTCACACGACAAGTTTTCATCCTTCTATTTTCCTGTTTCGTTTTATGTCCCACAGTGATATCCCATACAGTTTCCCCTGCATTTTATTTGCGTTTTCTCCATCTTGTCTGTTCCTGCTCTACCTGCAGTGGAGAACGCCCAGGATGCGGCACAGTTGCCCTGGTCCAGCGGCTCATGAATCTTTCCTGGCCACTTCTCTGCTGAGTTGAAGTAGAGAGGCAGACGGTCACTCTGAGGATCCATGTTCATCTGACCAAGACAGAAAAAGATTGAGAGACGGTTGTTACAGGCCAGAAACAATAAGGTCAATTATTGAGAAAACAATAATatatctcattaaaaacaattattatCATAAGCGAGAAAGTCAAATCTTGAACAACTTGTTTGAATGGGGACCTACAGAGTAattgtttctgcaaaacacaacacaaattaaCGGCTGCAATTAAAATAGTTACAGCTTTGTTTGACAAGTCTGGATCACTGGCAGGTTACATAAGTCTGCTAATAAACCCTCCAGCAGAAGGACTTATTCACAGGCGATTAGGACCATTTGGCCCTGTGTCAATCTCTGACGCTGTAGAATAGACAGGAACCTTTGATCCCGCTCCTCTCCGTGAAACCGTGAGACCATTTGCTTGCATCAGTGTGAAATCAAATGCGTCATATGAACCAACTGAACTTTCACCAAGGCATCAATCTCTATTCAAAATATCCGAACCAGGATGTGATAGGGTGCAAATATTCACTCTCAGGTGCTTCTCAGATGCCAAACATACTCCATCTATTAGTCTCCGCTCCTGGTTGGATGCTCTCCTAATCTCCCAGTTATGTGTGATAACAGAGAAAGCATCTCTGTACCACTGAGTTTCCCTCTCTGCATTCCTTTGTTTAATTGTGAGGCATTTGGAGCGCAAACAGCCACCTGATACATAACTAAGGAATGTGCTCCTGGTCAGAGATTAGTAGTTGTGGAAGGTCAAAGTGCAAAAGCGCAGACACCTGAAACAGCTGACCTGAAGGCGTGATAAAAGAGGGGAAAGAATGGCTGCAAGAATAACGCGTTGTGTAATAAATTCATTTGTGGATTCCCAGTTTTTCCATCCCATACACAGGAGtccgcagacagacagaaaaaaggggagagagatTTATGAATGGGCAGCGAGGCTCCGGTTCCTGGCACAGGTAGGGACACGCTGCCGGCGGAAGAAGGCGGGGGAGTTGTGAGGGTCTTTTTGGGGGTGGAAGAAGTCGTGGAATGCTGGGGGGAGTGAGATTGGATGGATGAAGGGATGGATGGAGACTGGAGAGGAGGTTTGCTCTTTATTCTCCAGGCAGCCATCCttccctccatcttctccatCTGATGTTTTGGTTCCGTCTTATGTAATCTGTCTGGGTAGAATATAAACAAAGACTGAGCGGATCAGAGCTGGATGAGGTTCCAGACGGAGACGCAGTCATATACAAGCAGCCATACAAGCCACCATAATTAAGCGGAAGACGTTTTGATCAGCGCTCCCTTGTTGTAGTGAGTTGTAAACCTGCATATAGCGAAACTCACAGGAAGTATGCAGGAGCTTTTAAAGAGGTGAAAAACCTTGTCTCTGCATTCTCACCTGTCGCTAAAACTTCCTGCTCTCAACATTTCCCTCCAACACACCCACAGTCCTGCTCATAATGTGATTTCTGCACATACACTATATTTCTATAAAGGTCAGTGGTTATCTTTACTTAATTATGGGCTCTTTAAACATTGCCTAgagtatgtaatttctgccgctGGGGGTgtttcaatcaaaacaatgaaaaaaaaaagactagtTTGACATCATGACgaagtgtgggatcatgggagttgttgtctttaaacaACTGTTGCAGATGAACATCTATATGATGTGACTCAGAAATGTGCTCAAGGtcaaaagttttattcacgttgtATGTTATTATGTtgtatttatatctttatattgAAATTTAAACCCAAAAACGGGAGATTAGCCATCgtggatttaaatattttagtaTATAGTAGCTAAAAGTCAAAAGGTGAGTAGTATAAAGACTATAAATAATCCTGTAAGTTATGTAAATCCTCGATCATGaaagtatttttgaaaaatactttaaaatctCAGCGTTTCAGCCTGAATGTTGTAAAAATGTTCTGTATGTAAAATGATGCAGAAGAAATCTGGAATGTTTGTGATGTTGTTATGTTgcagttataaaaaaaataaaaaaaacgttCCTACACAGCCGTCATACAGCTTAAATGGGAACAAATACATAATGAGTAATGTATGTGAGATTGAACATTGTTCTCAgaaaatttgttttaaattggaATTTTAAGGGGGAAACCCAGAGTTTAAGAGGTTACACCTGCCAGCAATAAGTAACATGATATTCCTCCAGTCCCTGTATGGAAATGTGTTCTTTCCAGTCACCTTTTAAAAgcaaggtcaaaggtcaaagtccagCTACAAAACAGTAGCACTGAGGATGCCAGGGATTTAATGGCTGGCTCAAAGGCACATGAGTGAAGAGTGTCAACACTTAAGTTTGTAGCTGTGACTTCAGGATTTTGGCCACCCACATATTTTTCTTTGGAGTGGTTACATTAACCTCTGTACTGTTCTGTACCTGGATCTCATTCATGTTCATAATCGTCCTGGAGGGTCTCTGCGTGCCGAGGCGGAATCGAATCCCCTCGTCTAGAGACATGCCGTACAACTGACTGTAGTTAGCTGCCTTCCACCTGAAAACGACAAATGCGATGTGTTTATAACTGTGTGTGATCAATATCTTATtgtatatgtgtttatgtgttcctgtgtttgttttcttaccCATAGTTCCCTCTGTTGACGGCATGGATGATGTCAGGCTCCATCAGACAGGCATTCTGCTCACACTCCCATCGCCCAGTGGTCCCACATGTActtcagaggagagacagaaagtagTGGCACAGAAATGAGACCATTAAAAGGCACTGGCAGCTGTAACTGCATGATAATTTGAGTTCCATATTTTATGCTAAAGTCAACAGCTAAAATAGAAAACGACCATGTGAGAGATAGACAAACATGCACCAGCTCAGTGGAATTCCCAAATAAGAAATTAATTGAGGGAAGAATGTCAGTAACTGGAAAAAGAAGGAACGAGGGGGTGAGGAGTAGAGGGAGAGGTTAAAGGAGGCATTCAGCCTTTTAAGGCTGCAGAACGCAGATCCATTTTTAGTCAGAAGGAAGCAGAGAGACTGAAGACGTCAGAAAGATGACAGGAGAGATAAGAGGACAGGATATTAATGATGATGACGATGTTTACTTTGGGGATGCTCAAAAATAACTTGAACCGGCTACTATCTGATGACTCACTGTGAaggagtgtgcatgtgtgtgtgtgtgtgtgtgtgtgtgtgtgtgtgtgtgtgtgtgtgtgtgtgtgtgtgtgtgtgtgtgtgtgtgtgtgtgtgtagccagATCAGTGGTGGAACAATTACCAAGATCCTCTCCAAGATACTCAAGTACTAATACAATAACATCAAGTGAGTGCTGCAGTTTTTTGCAAGtaaaagtattatcagcaaaacaTTCATAAAGAACATTTGTTATGTAGACAGATCACtttgaaatatataaatgtatttgttattgCCGTggctataaaataaatgtagtggagtaaaaaatattttatttccctCTGCAGTGAAGGAAAGTAGaagtataaaatggaaatgcttCAGTAACTTCAGTACTTTAAACTTACTCAAACAATTGAGTCTTTGAGTCACTTATAGAAGCACATGGCTTCAGTTCATCTTCTCCTGATACTTCAACGTCAAGTCAAAGAAATTTGCTAAAGCTCCAGTTTCACCCTTGAACTTGCTGATTAATTGTTTGAAACCAACCATCCCATATGTTTTCTA is drawn from Pagrus major chromosome 3, Pma_NU_1.0 and contains these coding sequences:
- the tinagl1 gene encoding tubulointerstitial nephritis antigen-like, which encodes MKLLLLTVAALLLVVAEGTAERILARRTKRELASPLHVGGIRDPFGSYCQRRGGCCPGRDDLCTVPYLDTICYCDLFCNRTISDCCPDFWGHCLGVEPPFIGTCERNGNKFFTGQTYKENCNLCTCGTTGRWECEQNACLMEPDIIHAVNRGNYGWKAANYSQLYGMSLDEGIRFRLGTQRPSRTIMNMNEIQMNMDPQSDRLPLYFNSAEKWPGKIHEPLDQGNCAASWAFSTAAVASDRISIQSMGHMTPQLSPQNLISCDTRNQGGCAGGRIDGAWWYLRRRGVVTEECYPYRPPQETPAEVGRCMMQSRSIGRGKRQATQRCPNTHNYQNDIYQSTPPYRLSSNDKEIMKEIMDNGPVQAIMEVHEDFFVYKNGIYKHTDVSFTKPPQYRKHGTHSVRITGWGEERNFDGTSKKYWIAANSWGKNWGENGYFRIARGDNECEIEAFVIGVWGRITMEDMHNHHHHHRRRHI